The following are from one region of the Scyliorhinus canicula chromosome 26, sScyCan1.1, whole genome shotgun sequence genome:
- the nudt18 gene encoding 8-oxo-dGDP phosphatase NUDT18, translated as MDSVENQLELLLKGGGIEMQEYDSPLEEVVPVTVRKTVCYIVAAIILNEQKEVVMMQEAKQECYGKWYLPAGRMEQNETIVQAVKREVQEETGLECEPYTLLSVEERGPRWIRFVFLARVTGGNMKSTSESDNESLQAKWWDRVSPLPLRARDILNLISFAVKHKEKASHPVTIPVELPCPVVCHRVLAAFLNRSNDLWLLVNNPGRPHFPVTACGSSSADLSCSIEVAIYRLVKECLKDPQVKVKMHGILGLQHSGTVPGKTDGVCFNVLVTVAQVESKYSPFPPDVNNAKYAWHKVDDDDLKIQLLERLSFSSVVPFLN; from the exons ATGGACTCGGTTGAAAATCAACTGGAGCTCCTTTTGAAAGGAGGAGGCATCGAGATGCAAGAGTACGACTCCCCGCTGGAGGAAGTGGTGCCCGTAACTGTGCGGAAGACAGTTTGCTACATTGTCGCTGCCATAATACTGAACGAGCAG AAAGAAGTGGTGATGATGCAGGAGGCGAAGCAGGAGTGTTACGGCAAGTGGTACCTTCCAGCGGGGAGAATGGAACAAAACGAAACCATCGTCCAGGCCGTGAAGAGGGAGGTTCAGGAAGAAACGGGTTTGGAGTGCGAGCCGTACACCCTGCTCAGCGTGGAAGAGAGAGGCCCTCGCTGGATCCGTTTTGTCTTCCTGGCGAGAGTTACAG GCGGAAATATGAAGAGCACCTCGGAGAGCGACAACGAATCCTTGCAGGCCAAATGGTGGGACAGAGTGTCACCGCTTCCACTGCGAGCCCGGGATATCCTCAATCTCATCTCCTTCGCAGTGAAGCACAAAGAGAAGGCGTCCCACCCCGTGACCATCCCGGTGGAGCTGCCCTGCcctgtggtgtgccacagggtgcTGGCGGCCTTCCTCAACCGAAGCAACGACCTGTGGCTGCTGGTGAACAATCCGGGCCGCCCTCACTTCCCGGTGACGGCCTGCGGCTCCTCCTCAGCCGACCTGTCCTGCAGCATCGAGGTGGCCATCTACAGACTCGTCAAAGAGTGCTTGAAGGACCCCCAGGTGAAGGTGAAAATGCACGGCATCCTGGGCCTGCAGCACAGCGGGACCGTGCCTGGGAAGACCGACGGGGTTTGCTTCAACGTCCTCGTGACTGTCGCCCAAGTGGAATCCAAGTACAGCCCGTTCCCTCCAGACGTGAACAACGCAAAGTATGCTTGGCACAAAGTGGATGATGATGATTTAAAGATTCAGTTGTTAGAGAGGTTGTCCTTCTCTTCTGTTGTGCCATTCTTGAATTGA